The following are from one region of the Paenibacillus bovis genome:
- a CDS encoding bifunctional cystathionine gamma-lyase/homocysteine desulfhydrase, translating into MKRKTKLIHGGIPGDSHTGAVSVPVYQVSTYKQESIGVHQGYEYSRTGNPTRYALEELIKDLEEGERGFAFGSGMAAIHAVFTLFNSGDHVLLTDDVYGGTYRIFTKVLSRLGLESTFVDTTDAEAVKAAIQPNTRAIYIETPTNPLLKVTDIRAMADIAHERDLLVIVDNTFATPYWQNPLTLGADIVLHSATKYLGGHSDLVAGLAVVNSAKLADELHFIQNAVGAILGPQDSWLLIRGIKTLGLRMEAIERNARAIVDFLVQHDKVNKVHYPGLQQHPQHELASRQTEGYGGIISFDVGSNEAAELLLSKLHYFTLAESLGAVESLISVPARMTHASIPEERRAELGITPGLVRISVGIEDAEDLIDDLKAALAD; encoded by the coding sequence ATGAAACGCAAAACCAAATTGATTCACGGCGGTATCCCCGGTGATTCCCATACAGGTGCAGTCAGTGTACCTGTCTACCAGGTCAGCACCTACAAGCAGGAAAGTATTGGTGTTCATCAGGGCTATGAATATTCACGTACCGGCAATCCTACCCGTTATGCTCTGGAAGAGTTGATCAAGGATCTGGAAGAAGGCGAGCGCGGTTTTGCTTTTGGATCGGGAATGGCTGCGATTCATGCAGTGTTCACTCTGTTCAACAGTGGAGATCATGTACTGCTTACCGATGATGTATATGGTGGTACCTATCGTATTTTCACCAAGGTACTGAGTCGCCTTGGCCTGGAATCGACTTTTGTGGATACAACCGATGCCGAAGCTGTCAAAGCAGCGATCCAGCCCAATACACGCGCTATCTATATCGAGACACCGACCAATCCACTGCTCAAAGTCACAGATATTCGTGCGATGGCAGATATTGCTCATGAACGTGATCTGTTGGTGATTGTAGACAATACGTTTGCAACACCTTACTGGCAAAATCCATTAACACTGGGCGCGGATATTGTACTGCATTCAGCGACCAAGTATCTTGGCGGACACAGCGATCTGGTCGCCGGTCTTGCGGTAGTGAATAGTGCCAAGCTGGCCGACGAACTGCATTTCATCCAAAATGCAGTAGGTGCCATCCTCGGACCTCAGGACTCCTGGCTGCTGATCCGCGGGATCAAAACGCTTGGTCTGCGCATGGAAGCGATCGAGCGCAACGCGCGCGCGATTGTAGATTTCCTCGTACAGCATGACAAGGTAAATAAAGTACACTATCCTGGCCTGCAGCAGCATCCTCAGCATGAGCTGGCTTCGCGTCAAACCGAAGGATACGGTGGTATTATTTCCTTTGATGTAGGCAGTAATGAAGCGGCAGAATTGCTGCTGAGCAAGCTACACTACTTTACACTGGCAGAGAGTCTTGGCGCTGTAGAGAGTCTGATCTCTGTACCGGCACGCATGACACATGCTTCTATTCCGGAAGAACGCCGTGCCGAACTGGGTATTACTCCCGGACTGGTACGTATCTCTGTCGGTATCGAAGATGCAGAAGATCTGATCGACGATCTAAAGGCTGCATTGGCAGATTGA
- a CDS encoding ABC transporter permease/substrate-binding protein, whose amino-acid sequence MNTMLDVFRERQDQLWQALTEHLVISFTSLLIALIIAIPLGIFIARHLKISEGVLGVAAVLQTIPSLALLGLLIPLLGIGTVPAVVAIVIYALLPILRNTYTGIRKVDPSLLEAADAMGMTRSRRLFKVELPLAMPVIMAGIRTAMVLIIGTTTLAALIGAGGLGDIILLGIDRNDTALIVLGAVPAALLAIVFDLLLRVVEKTSFRRSIWLMSAAVVIILGFTIVPLFNQSQKDLVIAGKLGAEPEILINMYQELIEQNTNLTVELKPGLGKTSFLFNALKGGDVDIYPEFTGTAISEFLHEDAVSTDSAQVYEQAQKGMQQQFAMQMLPPMQYNNTYALAVPENYAEQHGLKTISDLRKVASEIKVGFTREFADRNDGYVGLAKLYGFKFTNLTTMEPKLRYSAIQSGDIQLIDAYSTDSELAQYKLRVLEDDKGLFPPYQGAPLMRADTSAEYPEVTEALNQLSGKITDDEMRQMNYQVNVEGKPAAEVARTYLQQKGLLK is encoded by the coding sequence ATGAATACTATGTTGGATGTATTTCGTGAGCGTCAGGATCAGCTCTGGCAGGCACTTACCGAACATCTGGTCATTTCCTTTACTTCATTGCTAATTGCGCTGATTATCGCGATTCCACTGGGAATCTTTATTGCCCGTCATTTAAAAATATCCGAAGGCGTGCTTGGAGTAGCTGCTGTGCTGCAGACTATCCCGTCTCTGGCGCTGCTCGGACTGCTGATTCCGCTGCTGGGAATTGGTACTGTGCCGGCTGTTGTTGCTATCGTTATCTATGCATTGCTGCCTATCCTGCGCAATACCTATACCGGTATTCGCAAAGTCGACCCTTCGCTGCTCGAAGCAGCGGATGCTATGGGCATGACCCGCAGCCGCAGACTGTTCAAGGTAGAGTTGCCGCTGGCGATGCCGGTGATTATGGCAGGTATCCGTACCGCCATGGTGCTGATTATTGGAACCACGACACTGGCTGCACTGATCGGCGCCGGTGGATTGGGTGATATTATTTTGCTTGGAATCGACCGTAATGATACAGCATTGATTGTACTGGGAGCAGTACCAGCTGCACTGCTGGCTATTGTATTTGACCTGTTGCTGCGGGTGGTTGAGAAAACCTCATTCCGCCGCTCCATCTGGCTGATGTCGGCCGCGGTCGTTATTATTCTCGGATTTACCATTGTACCGCTGTTCAACCAGTCGCAAAAAGATCTGGTGATCGCCGGGAAACTGGGCGCGGAGCCCGAGATCCTGATCAATATGTATCAGGAATTGATCGAGCAGAACACTAATCTGACTGTAGAACTGAAGCCGGGTCTTGGCAAAACCTCATTCCTGTTTAATGCACTAAAAGGCGGCGATGTAGACATTTATCCGGAGTTTACAGGTACAGCTATCTCGGAGTTTCTCCATGAAGATGCTGTCAGCACAGATAGTGCACAGGTCTATGAACAGGCGCAAAAAGGAATGCAGCAGCAGTTCGCTATGCAGATGCTGCCACCGATGCAGTATAACAATACGTATGCACTCGCGGTACCGGAAAATTATGCCGAGCAGCATGGTCTGAAGACGATCTCCGATCTGCGTAAAGTGGCCTCGGAAATCAAGGTAGGCTTCACCCGCGAATTTGCCGATCGTAACGATGGATATGTCGGTCTGGCCAAGCTGTACGGGTTCAAATTCACCAATCTGACGACGATGGAACCCAAGCTGCGTTACAGTGCCATCCAATCGGGAGATATTCAGTTGATCGATGCCTATTCTACAGATAGCGAGCTGGCCCAGTACAAGCTACGCGTGCTGGAGGATGATAAAGGACTGTTCCCTCCATACCAGGGAGCGCCATTAATGCGCGCCGATACATCCGCCGAATATCCCGAAGTGACCGAAGCGCTGAATCAGCTGTCTGGCAAAATTACAGATGATGAGATGCGCCAAATGAATTACCAGGTCAACGTCGAAGGCAAACCAGCTGCCGAAGTAGCACGCACCTACCTGCAGCAAAAAGGATTATTAAAATAA
- a CDS encoding ATP-dependent DNA helicase: MNTYPFTFDPSRPFIQQAGEWIADVFYDILPEAGLELRDEQIYMAFQLEKAYAEKKTIFAEAGVGTGKTLVYLLYAIAYARYTRKPAIIACADESLIEQLVKPEGDIHKLARYLDLNVDARLGKSPDQYICLNKLDVVRAEPSESDMYRDIYTDLPEFVHYADTMQTFRPYGNRKDYPALDDEQWSKIGWDVFQDCLVCPQRHRCGQTLSRDHYRKATDIIICSHDFYMEHVWTYEARKREGQLPLLPEHSSVVFDEGHLLETAAQNALTYKLKQALFESIVTRLLDGEVRETLAVAVEEVIVQSDMLFEQLARYSKPVPGSDRKDIEWNDKLLAQIARVKQHIDVIEEELVFESGLFTLDDYQLKIVEEHLEMIQLALGLCRQQDQLISWVTGENEDLTLVIMPKQVKEVLGEMVFARKMPVIFSSATLSVEGSFDYIADSLGIEQYLSFSVESPYDYKEQMQAELITDLYNQVEAGSVNDAAGKHLSISTTGMQGVSEQEIRQQTERVIRLIEQSGGRSLLLFSSMQELAAFRRMTEVMGITLPYRMLYEGTAEISHLISEFQQEETSVLCAVTLWEGLDIPGPSLSHVIIWSLPFPPNDPVFASRRQEAADAFHEVDMPYMMLRLRQGIGRLIRSRDDSGRVSIFGRELLQQDVRHAVEQLLP; encoded by the coding sequence TTGAATACGTATCCTTTTACATTTGATCCGTCCCGTCCATTTATCCAGCAAGCGGGTGAATGGATCGCGGACGTGTTTTACGATATTTTGCCGGAAGCTGGTCTGGAGCTTCGTGACGAACAGATTTATATGGCTTTTCAATTGGAAAAAGCCTATGCTGAGAAAAAAACTATTTTTGCCGAAGCAGGTGTAGGAACAGGCAAGACGCTGGTCTACTTGCTGTATGCGATTGCCTATGCGCGTTATACCCGCAAGCCGGCGATTATCGCCTGTGCGGATGAATCGCTGATCGAACAGCTGGTTAAGCCGGAAGGCGATATTCATAAGCTGGCCCGTTATCTGGATCTGAATGTAGATGCTCGTCTGGGTAAATCGCCGGATCAATACATCTGTTTGAACAAGCTGGACGTAGTCAGAGCGGAACCGTCCGAATCGGATATGTACCGCGATATATATACGGATCTGCCGGAATTTGTTCATTATGCGGATACGATGCAGACTTTCCGTCCATACGGTAACCGCAAGGATTATCCGGCACTGGATGATGAGCAGTGGAGCAAGATTGGCTGGGATGTATTCCAGGACTGTCTGGTCTGCCCGCAGCGTCATCGTTGTGGACAAACCTTGTCTCGTGACCATTACCGCAAAGCAACCGATATTATTATCTGTTCCCATGACTTCTACATGGAACATGTATGGACCTACGAAGCGCGCAAGCGTGAAGGACAATTGCCACTGCTGCCAGAGCATAGCTCGGTTGTATTTGACGAAGGCCATCTGCTGGAGACAGCTGCGCAAAATGCACTGACCTACAAGCTCAAGCAGGCATTGTTCGAGAGCATTGTGACTCGTCTGCTGGACGGCGAGGTGCGCGAGACACTGGCGGTAGCTGTAGAAGAAGTTATTGTACAGAGCGATATGCTGTTCGAGCAGCTCGCTCGTTACAGCAAACCGGTCCCGGGATCGGATCGCAAAGATATTGAGTGGAATGACAAATTACTGGCTCAGATTGCCCGGGTCAAGCAGCATATTGATGTGATTGAGGAAGAATTGGTATTTGAAAGTGGATTATTTACACTGGATGATTACCAGCTCAAGATTGTCGAAGAACATCTGGAAATGATCCAGCTGGCACTGGGATTGTGTCGTCAGCAGGATCAGCTGATCTCCTGGGTGACGGGCGAGAATGAAGATCTGACTCTCGTTATTATGCCCAAGCAGGTCAAGGAAGTACTGGGAGAAATGGTATTTGCCCGTAAAATGCCGGTTATTTTCTCTTCGGCGACATTATCGGTAGAAGGGTCGTTTGACTATATTGCCGACAGCCTCGGTATTGAGCAGTATCTGTCCTTTTCGGTGGAATCACCTTATGACTACAAGGAACAGATGCAGGCAGAATTGATTACGGATCTGTATAATCAGGTAGAAGCTGGATCTGTAAATGATGCAGCAGGCAAGCATCTATCCATCAGCACGACAGGGATGCAGGGTGTGAGCGAACAGGAAATCCGCCAGCAGACCGAGCGTGTAATCCGTCTGATCGAACAAAGTGGAGGCCGTTCTCTGCTGCTGTTCTCTTCCATGCAGGAATTGGCGGCTTTCCGCCGGATGACAGAAGTAATGGGTATTACACTTCCTTACCGGATGCTGTATGAAGGTACAGCCGAGATCAGTCATCTGATCTCCGAATTCCAGCAGGAAGAGACCAGCGTACTCTGCGCGGTTACGTTATGGGAGGGACTGGATATTCCCGGACCTTCATTATCTCATGTAATCATCTGGTCACTGCCATTCCCGCCTAACGATCCGGTGTTCGCTTCCCGTCGCCAGGAAGCAGCAGATGCATTCCACGAAGTGGATATGCCGTATATGATGCTGCGTTTGCGTCAGGGGATCGGTCGTCTGATCCGCTCACGTGATGACAGCGGCCGGGTATCAATCTTTGGCCGGGAGCTGCTGCAGCAGGATGTGCGTCATGCAGTGGAGCAACTACTGCCATAG
- a CDS encoding DL-endopeptidase inhibitor IseA family protein — MNWTKPTATALLMTAVVSASLYSGAPASAASTTAPAAKSSSTSTSSSSSKSTTTAAPSGTKTSNSSTNSTTASTKSAKADQTNSAKADKSSISKASSAAKDDKKASSKAASTSKSNDNTKSAAAAAGATTVTGSTYAAWTGVSKLNHETVIPLIVEAQKRYTYTTSGGASGAAAGTFTLSGQTYRYLSQDIGTRSKLLSYLMETYTKQASETFIQKNFVQNNGKMAQLQADGGSLLEFDRATAKMISMTDTSRVYRLTVPYVDNAQPVERVMVKFALVDGQWKINTAPHVLF, encoded by the coding sequence ATGAACTGGACCAAACCCACAGCAACTGCACTACTGATGACAGCCGTTGTATCTGCTTCTCTGTATTCGGGAGCACCAGCTTCGGCAGCTTCCACAACAGCGCCAGCTGCCAAATCAAGCTCCACCAGTACTTCCTCATCATCCAGCAAAAGTACAACAACAGCTGCACCATCAGGCACCAAAACCAGCAACTCTTCCACAAATAGCACAACGGCTTCAACAAAATCTGCAAAAGCCGATCAAACCAACAGTGCCAAAGCAGATAAATCCAGCATTTCCAAAGCCTCTTCAGCAGCCAAAGACGATAAAAAAGCATCCTCCAAAGCAGCTTCGACCAGCAAATCCAACGATAATACCAAGTCGGCTGCAGCTGCTGCCGGTGCGACTACGGTTACAGGATCTACATACGCAGCCTGGACCGGTGTCAGCAAATTAAACCATGAGACGGTAATTCCTCTGATCGTGGAAGCACAAAAAAGATACACTTACACCACATCCGGCGGAGCATCCGGTGCGGCTGCAGGCACATTTACGCTGAGCGGTCAGACATACCGTTACCTGTCACAGGATATCGGTACGCGCAGCAAATTGCTGTCCTATCTGATGGAAACCTATACCAAACAGGCCAGTGAGACCTTTATCCAGAAAAACTTTGTTCAAAATAACGGAAAAATGGCTCAACTGCAAGCCGATGGCGGTAGCCTGCTGGAATTCGATCGTGCTACAGCCAAAATGATCAGCATGACCGATACGTCTCGTGTATATCGTCTGACCGTTCCTTATGTGGACAATGCACAGCCGGTAGAACGTGTTATGGTGAAGTTCGCGCTGGTAGACGGACAATGGAAAATCAATACTGCACCACATGTACTATTCTAA
- a CDS encoding SDR family oxidoreductase, with product MAVSLKKLKNQVIVITGASSGIGLVTARMAAARGAKVVLAARNEEAIIQLAAELRGKGYPATWVTADVGKEEDVKRIAETAIRTFGRFDTWVNNAGVSIFGKATEVSIDDMKRMFDTVYWGVVYGSRAAVQHFKERRVPGALINIGSIFGDRGVVIQSTYSSAKFAVHGWTENLRMELEKEKAPVSVTLIHPGRIDTPYNEHARSYLDKQPAHRGMIYPPESVAQAILYAAEHPKRDMFVGSQARLGALFGNFVPRVTDLIFEAVMFRGQQSKNRPSNPPETSALYHAGYGLHERGTQEGHIRKGSLYVEATKHPIITTLALAGLTTLICAYSKRSSSTDSLPAPTAAAPLALEAAREHRTEQDQ from the coding sequence ATGGCAGTATCACTTAAAAAATTAAAAAATCAGGTAATCGTAATTACGGGTGCATCAAGTGGAATAGGTCTGGTAACAGCTAGAATGGCAGCAGCACGAGGAGCTAAAGTTGTTCTGGCTGCGCGTAATGAAGAGGCGATTATCCAGCTGGCGGCAGAACTGCGCGGCAAAGGTTATCCCGCGACCTGGGTGACCGCGGATGTAGGCAAGGAAGAAGATGTAAAACGTATTGCCGAGACCGCGATCCGGACATTCGGCCGATTTGATACATGGGTGAACAATGCCGGCGTTTCTATTTTCGGCAAAGCAACCGAAGTCAGCATTGATGATATGAAGCGTATGTTTGATACAGTGTATTGGGGCGTGGTGTACGGCTCCCGTGCCGCTGTACAGCATTTCAAGGAACGTCGTGTACCCGGTGCACTAATTAATATTGGCAGTATTTTTGGCGATCGTGGTGTAGTGATACAGTCTACGTATTCTTCGGCCAAATTTGCTGTTCACGGCTGGACCGAGAATCTGCGTATGGAGCTGGAAAAAGAAAAAGCGCCAGTATCTGTTACACTGATTCATCCCGGACGTATCGATACGCCGTATAATGAGCATGCGCGTAGCTATCTGGACAAACAGCCGGCTCATAGAGGCATGATCTATCCACCGGAATCGGTAGCACAGGCAATTCTGTATGCAGCCGAGCATCCTAAACGGGATATGTTTGTCGGCTCCCAGGCTAGACTCGGTGCGCTGTTCGGTAACTTTGTACCGCGTGTAACCGATCTGATCTTTGAAGCGGTGATGTTCCGTGGACAACAGTCCAAGAATCGGCCTTCGAATCCGCCGGAGACGAGTGCATTGTATCATGCAGGCTACGGATTGCATGAACGAGGTACGCAGGAAGGGCATATCCGTAAAGGCAGTTTGTATGTGGAAGCGACCAAGCATCCGATTATTACGACGCTGGCGCTTGCCGGACTGACAACGCTAATCTGTGCCTATTCCAAACGAAGTTCCAGTACCGATTCTCTGCCAGCACCTACTGCAGCAGCTCCGCTTGCTCTGGAAGCTGCCCGGGAGCATCGTACCGAACAGGATCAGTAA
- a CDS encoding helix-turn-helix domain-containing protein — protein MTISELKIAEHPFENNNPLSFLTIDVVQSYQQHAHPFYEIIYVSEGKGLLFIDKESFEVSEGDLFFIPIGIHHMFHRQDSKQPAQLQIMNCMFLPEVLMTSDSQDNLAWDEEFQEIAGFFRQSQRWLGYREQNNEFARIMYSMHLNQMNATPGYRYKLYLSLLELLHTMHMHNQFSYPTTPMTIEDPVAFAINYVQTHYRDPLKLDELCQWISISPRHLQRKLKHTTGQTFIQLLQNVRVMHSCELLIETQWSVQMVAAEVGIHDMKYFYRIFKTRCGLTPSQFRKQHTGSNLQQSDEPQI, from the coding sequence ATGACAATATCCGAACTAAAAATAGCGGAACATCCTTTTGAAAATAATAATCCGCTTTCCTTTTTGACTATTGATGTGGTGCAATCCTACCAGCAGCATGCGCATCCGTTCTATGAAATCATCTATGTCTCAGAAGGCAAAGGGCTGCTGTTTATCGATAAGGAATCTTTTGAAGTATCCGAGGGAGACCTGTTTTTTATTCCGATTGGTATTCATCATATGTTCCATCGGCAGGACAGCAAACAGCCGGCACAACTGCAGATTATGAATTGCATGTTTTTACCGGAAGTATTAATGACGAGCGATAGTCAGGATAATTTGGCCTGGGATGAGGAGTTTCAAGAGATAGCCGGATTTTTTCGCCAATCCCAGCGCTGGCTCGGGTACCGCGAGCAAAATAATGAATTCGCCCGGATCATGTACTCCATGCATCTCAATCAGATGAATGCCACGCCTGGCTACCGGTACAAGCTGTACCTCTCTTTGCTGGAACTGCTGCATACGATGCATATGCATAATCAGTTCAGCTATCCGACTACACCGATGACGATCGAAGATCCGGTCGCTTTTGCCATTAATTATGTACAAACGCATTATCGTGATCCCCTCAAGCTGGACGAACTATGCCAGTGGATATCCATCAGTCCACGGCATCTTCAGCGCAAGCTCAAGCACACTACCGGCCAGACCTTTATCCAGCTGCTGCAAAATGTGCGCGTTATGCACAGCTGTGAACTGCTGATCGAAACGCAGTGGAGCGTACAGATGGTTGCTGCTGAAGTGGGCATACATGATATGAAGTATTTTTACCGAATTTTCAAAACACGCTGCGGGTTGACCCCTTCCCAATTTCGCAAACAGCATACCGGCAGTAATCTGCAGCAGAGTGACGAACCGCAAATATGA
- a CDS encoding quercetin 2,3-dioxygenase has protein sequence MTTTKLITHLPQEKMPYLLRRGDGERYLFGNQVATIIANAESTGDIFSAAVIGGPKGESFPMHTHPNTYESIYVMEGRVQFVIDGQSHLLLPGDYAHITPGTEHAYQLLGHRNSFISYSISGDITKVYPALGQSYEHIEYPPFTDHAYSEEHRRQAEQQADIVFSTGSTEFPAYELVSNHIVPDEVSNYVLESGEGIRLLTGDQVHRLLATQKTTDGAYIVVASDGPKGDEIVSHYHNHHTETFFCTQGRMTMWANDEEIQLFPGDFLHVPAGTVHSYRLDDHFTKVVGLLVSGLFEPFFRLLGDEYEHYMFPNNPGPARIDRLMENIDTLDLNVVGPPNSHQKK, from the coding sequence ATGACAACAACCAAGCTAATAACTCATTTACCCCAGGAAAAAATGCCATATCTGCTGCGCAGAGGCGACGGTGAACGCTATTTGTTCGGCAATCAGGTCGCTACGATTATTGCCAATGCAGAGAGCACAGGAGACATTTTCTCGGCAGCCGTAATCGGCGGACCAAAAGGCGAGAGCTTCCCGATGCATACCCATCCGAATACCTACGAATCTATCTATGTAATGGAAGGCCGTGTGCAATTCGTAATTGATGGACAGAGCCATCTGCTGCTGCCAGGTGACTATGCGCATATTACACCAGGTACCGAGCATGCTTATCAGCTGCTGGGACATCGTAACAGCTTTATCTCTTATTCTATTTCCGGCGATATCACCAAAGTCTATCCGGCACTCGGTCAGTCCTACGAGCATATTGAATATCCACCTTTTACGGATCATGCCTACTCCGAGGAACATCGCCGTCAGGCAGAGCAGCAGGCAGATATTGTATTCTCTACTGGCAGCACAGAGTTCCCAGCCTACGAGCTTGTAAGCAACCATATCGTACCGGATGAAGTCAGCAATTATGTACTGGAAAGCGGCGAAGGCATCCGCCTGCTGACCGGTGATCAGGTACACCGTCTGCTGGCGACCCAGAAAACAACCGATGGTGCTTATATTGTAGTAGCCAGCGATGGTCCAAAAGGAGACGAAATCGTATCCCATTACCATAATCACCATACAGAGACATTCTTCTGTACACAGGGCCGTATGACCATGTGGGCCAATGACGAAGAAATCCAGTTGTTCCCTGGTGACTTCCTGCATGTGCCAGCAGGTACGGTACACTCTTACCGTCTGGATGATCACTTTACCAAAGTAGTGGGACTGCTCGTAAGTGGATTGTTCGAGCCGTTTTTCCGCCTGCTTGGTGACGAATACGAGCATTACATGTTCCCTAATAACCCGGGGCCAGCACGTATTGATCGTCTGATGGAGAATATTGATACACTGGATCTGAACGTAGTAGGGCCACCTAACTCTCACCAGAAGAAATAA
- a CDS encoding MFS transporter — MKIIFVLAFAMVLSVMNSTMFNVALPALRADFHLSSSQVSWVVTSYIIIYAIGSVTYGKLADRYKLKNLLTFGLCLFAIGSVLGFISSSFWMVIAGRILQSAGASVIPASSMVIPIRYVSAEKRGRALGITSSGMALGTAIGPIVAGLITSFADWRYLFAISLLSLVTIPFFRKYLDKDQTHPSRIDLLGGILLAAAVTLLLLAITNTSWLLGLLTIVVLVALVLYIRKARQPFLDPAIFRNRAYTITMIIACLVLIFNLCVPYLIPQLLSSVNGLTSFTTGLVMFPGALIAALFGIIGGRIADSKGNSFLLAIAFSLQLLTYVLISLFTGGSYLMIMLLLVIGNTGLTFAQVGLANTVSRTLTGPQVGVGMGMYMMLSFISGAIGTTILGLILDQAHTGWSPSVLLSSQPSVFSMIFLVFAIWILIMFAGSFRFLQRGEQK; from the coding sequence ATGAAAATTATTTTTGTACTGGCATTTGCCATGGTGCTGTCTGTTATGAACTCAACCATGTTCAACGTGGCGCTGCCTGCGCTTCGTGCAGACTTTCATTTATCCAGCTCACAGGTTAGCTGGGTCGTTACTTCTTATATTATTATCTATGCGATTGGCTCGGTTACTTATGGCAAGCTGGCTGATCGTTACAAACTGAAAAATCTGCTTACTTTCGGATTGTGTCTGTTTGCGATCGGATCTGTGCTGGGATTTATCTCATCTAGCTTCTGGATGGTAATTGCCGGTCGTATTCTGCAATCGGCTGGAGCCTCGGTCATTCCTGCATCTTCAATGGTAATTCCCATTCGCTATGTATCAGCTGAGAAGCGGGGCAGAGCATTGGGCATTACATCGTCCGGGATGGCGCTCGGTACAGCAATAGGACCGATTGTTGCCGGATTAATCACCAGCTTTGCAGATTGGCGTTATCTGTTCGCAATCAGTCTGCTGTCTCTGGTCACAATTCCGTTTTTCCGCAAATATCTGGACAAGGATCAGACGCATCCGTCCCGGATTGATCTGCTTGGCGGTATACTGCTTGCTGCTGCAGTAACATTACTGCTGCTAGCGATTACCAATACCAGCTGGCTGCTCGGTCTGCTGACCATTGTTGTGCTGGTAGCTTTGGTATTATATATTCGCAAAGCGAGACAGCCGTTTCTCGACCCGGCTATTTTCCGCAACCGTGCATATACGATAACGATGATTATTGCCTGTCTGGTATTGATCTTCAATCTGTGCGTACCCTATCTGATTCCGCAGCTGCTGAGTAGTGTAAATGGATTGACTTCATTTACTACCGGATTGGTAATGTTCCCTGGTGCATTAATCGCTGCGCTCTTTGGTATTATTGGCGGTCGTATTGCCGACAGCAAAGGCAATTCGTTCCTGCTTGCTATAGCATTCAGTCTGCAGCTGCTTACGTACGTATTGATCTCACTGTTTACCGGTGGTTCGTATCTGATGATTATGCTGCTGCTCGTAATCGGGAATACCGGACTTACCTTTGCTCAGGTCGGACTCGCCAACACGGTATCCCGTACATTGACAGGACCGCAGGTCGGTGTAGGGATGGGAATGTATATGATGCTAAGCTTTATTTCCGGAGCGATTGGTACAACGATATTGGGATTGATTCTGGATCAAGCACATACCGGCTGGTCTCCAAGTGTGCTGCTGAGCAGCCAACCCAGCGTATTCAGTATGATTTTCCTTGTATTTGCGATCTGGATACTCATCATGTTCGCCGGCAGCTTCCGCTTTTTACAGCGCGGGGAACAGAAGTGA